In a single window of the Zonotrichia leucophrys gambelii isolate GWCS_2022_RI chromosome 2, RI_Zleu_2.0, whole genome shotgun sequence genome:
- the XIRP1 gene encoding xin actin-binding repeat-containing protein 1 codes for MSEAQKPSKVAIQKMEDDLPPPPAVGSVQVVAPGAQDLNSLPVPPPKQAFSKFYQQRQVNELKRLYRHMHPELRKNLEEAVTEDLAEMLNTEDPNAQGSVNLDKVLPGEVQSMRWIFENWALDSIGDHQATKKLTEEEIIPSGDVKSTSLRFESQSINGYNLSTSAKVSETDLARGDVRTARWLFETQPLDTLNKLYSDETEVQEAVLKEPVQGGDVKGAKQLFEAQSLDAIGRCSSVEEKSILQLKSEIQELKGDVKKTVRLFQTEPLCAIRDKSGTIHEIKSVCREEIQTNAVRTARWLFETQPLDTINKDTSKVQIIRGISLEEIGRPDVSGARWIFETQPLDAIREITVEEQDFQASTDFVTGADVTKQRLLFETQTLDSLKGEASESVVAKEQVIGGDVKSTLWLFETQPMETLKDNFEVGRLKKVELSAEEKGDVKQRKHVFETCPLGSISKAFEEEIPATSMEEVVKGDVKSFKTLFETLPLDSIKQTDAEPTIKEEEKIPAGNVKANQILFETTPLYAIKDSFGNFHEVTSVSREQIISGDVKNYKWMFETRPLDQFDESIKKVDIIRGITKQEVVAGDVRTAKWLFETQPMDFIHLQATEGEKHPSVKREISQKGDVKTCRWLFETQPMHTLYEKAERKQEEDGSVPQADVKSYTWMFETQPLDSLKGQEEQYLQVSKAYSQEEFQGVDVKTVRHLFETEPLGSSAVSEADRKKTMRYSSRVEFQSGEVSRVKEFFEAKPLDTATKPKSQKDAGTIEAGSVHKFTWLFENYPMDTLKDNSEGIQEIPPEKDAKGGDVGGKRFVFETYSLDQIHDKVDETELQKIQKDTMSKANVKSCTMLFESQPLYAIQDKEGGYHEVTSVQKEEIMKGDMKGARWLFETKPLDQIKKEEEVFVIRAVTQEDIKKGDVQTARWRFETEPLDSFSGGKLSVPRTVDDVQKGDVQSNKQLFESQQVGQKKYVRMVSVSDVQRGDVRTSTWLFENHPVDSLYGDAERSSSMSTVQREDSQKGDVKRCTWLFETQPMDTLKDTEVTASAGTQEEIPRADVKSTTWLFESTPLDKFGASEGGIEVELKERTMKETLETLCTCQAIQHDGILIEANDMESVKMVKYQLSSPGAPEILKEEIVGGHLQRIMLQLLHRTNVEAQSMLVEEDREGKIKVSPLQLLDQSEAVKGKEDLSGDVAKALQGLLSQDASIKKGMVLQETKSGSLKMTLYSLLFHSVQQKVVKGDVKSTIGNLLASSQEQKAAATIKREDNEKGNVQLFASCIEKGDLSYLKNLQQESEIQSLISSQAEEEGADESGPRVVQGANIHVLTNKEQMEKVIAGGEPGAVEGAKKGFVCEGMGREGVLEREAVNAAGVAGTTVQCLGKPLPTAMGKEEVLSGGLKVTTKSIQRVADASKKAEKEEATTAHLKEPKSMIQGTFPTQVTAQRAEVDGKQQSVVAGEASQTQTEEKALGTDLQAAMQSLRLATAEAKNIQHHVQSKFQRNREEVHTACRQQTVSSQGTMTLQSTVHQQDSSSTKQESSSTATRTTTTRVQEASKTHTSVSQKSIASHKKVSASEEVQGRQLLSQEIQVVPSRDFSIKDGLYTATPVKTYVNPCVESDSKEQSEQEERDVGVRGDVQTAIRALQSAATEQRLVEKEDIVRGNLKATLQSLEKSNVNVSRGDFKAAMIYRNAGQSYSVCKKKNETQLASKETAVVASGSQADNDFPPPPSVAVMKAEPCPPSTKAAREGALPLPTSKDEAPGCSGLLQTPLPSLPSLSYKSSDQSPAEKPRTPPKPETTVSPKKKPVPPPKPEHLLHEAHSASVNFSASRSTKPIPPPLPPKPSGLRDINKPRPSPTELGLSCMEVHEQSGYEEVQTKWCNSETSVKKSVTVQGINPERKLPKYTAKTPLQIAEERYKASKAGQGKVEPDSAKASKPMKNGVVGFEVKQGVMSDKAAAARRCPGEVAQRQTELCQEEKGCSSPSPPACPGRAQARDVPGQTEPSISPVGHNSPPKRGDGTAQNASSKVERESVSNSYGSWDSQRVVQQVHERRQTSHSMSFHQQSMNSSFEEHQQANSRQLKCPEREAETPAQEKPVVVMREKKMRETEDERRKRLSVHKEEIMKGNVKEAMEIFENLRRQEQLQEILTRVREFEEETSKVDVKALKSFFEKVPEWVVQQKAKHQDKAGAKGDADSVSSVDLVFEDLERASAEILHLKEQTLARIQDIEEAIKKAIYSVSNLKSESDIAGLSGLFKESLGSAQSSVSSSNIRKISIVSSKARQEEVMLETGEAASVESAKVAEKTEAARAELEVPRLVQSRVSSPSSPSYISIESAARKPAESPRTAHSPRDGPSPDCVDSPGKREASAQNSFSSYNHPSAGSPGHDTKPSEKRSDPVQTKAGLSSMKQHMLGNASHPTSDKEKGSVDTSKDSCHCGMKGSFSEYRSLNTPSPQNPRRQKSILELQTGPDGSKLYGATRTVMEQYEEMDQFGNKIITSSTTVTKQSETQTSSTRDVGSHPQYEVSASPVFRRYSKSPGEDFHTNGSFQEPGVVFVTFGNSKPKK; via the coding sequence ATGTCAGAGGCTCAGAAACCATCTAAAGTTGCCATCCAGAAAATGGAAGATGACCTGCCTCCCCCTCCAGCCGTTGGCTCGGTCCAGGTTGTCGCTCCAGGGGCTCAGGATCTCAattccctccctgtgcctcctCCAAAGCAAGCCTTCTCCAAGTTCTACCAGCAGCGCCAGGTGAACGAGCTGAAGAGGCTCTACAGGCACATGCACCCCGAGCTCAGGAAGAACCTGGAAGAAGCTGTGACTGAGGACCTGGCAGAAATGCTTAACACCGAGGATCCCAATGCTCAGGGCTCCGTGAACCTGGATAAAGTTCTCCCAGGAGAGGTTCAGTCCATGCGCTGGATTTTTGAGAACTGGGCACTTGACTCCATTGGGGACCATCAAGCCACGAAGAAGCTGACAGAAGAAGAGATCATTCCCAGTGGGGATGTGAAAAGCACTTCCCTGAGGTTTGAAAGCCAGTCCATAAATGGGTACAACCTGTCAACATCAGCCAAGGTGTCGGAAACAGACCTTGCCAGAGGGGATGTCCGCACTGCCCGGTGGCTCTTTGAAACCCAACCTCTGGACACATTAAATAAACTGTATTCAGATGAAACTGAGGTGCAGGAGGCAGTTCTCAAGGAGCCTGTCCAGGGAGGTGATGTAAAAGGGGCCAAACAGCTCTTTGAAGCACAATCCTTGGATGCCATAGGACGCTGCTCCTCAGTGGAGGAGAAGAGCATCCTACAACTCAAGTCAGAAATCCAGGAGCTGAAAGGCGATGTCAAGAAGACTGTCAGGCTCTTCCAAACAGAGCCCCTCTGTGCCATCAGAGACAAAAGTGGGACTATCCATGAAATCAAGTCCGTCTGCCGAGAAGAAATTCAGACCAACGCGGTCAGGACAGCTCGCTGGCTCTTTGAGACCCAGCCCCTGGATACCATCAACAAGGACACTTCCAAAGTGCAGATAATCCGTGGGATTTCACTGGAAGAAATTGGAAGGCCGGATGTCAGTGGAGCAAGGTGGATATTTGAAACTCAGCCTCTGGATGCCATCAGAGAAATCACAGTTGAGGAACAGGACTTCCAGGCTTCGACAGATTTTGTCACAGGGGCAGATGTCACTAAACAACGATTGCTCTTTGAGACCCAGACTCTTGACTCCCTGAAAGGAGAAGCTTCAGAAAGTGTTGTAGCCAAAGAACAAGTCATTGGAGGTGATGTGAAATCCACACTCTGGCTCTTCGAAACGCAGCCAATGGAAACCCTGAAAGACAATTTTGAGGTGGGACGTTTGAAGAAAGTGGAGCTTtcagcagaggagaagggagatgtgaagcaaagaaaacatgTCTTTGAGACCTGTCCCCTTGGCAGCATCTCCAAGGCATTTGAGGAAGAAATTCCAGCCACCAGCATGGAAGAGGTAGTGAAAGGGGATGTGAAATCTTTCAAGACCCTGTTTGAGACTCTCCCCTTAGACAGCATTAAGCAGACTGATGCTGAGCCCACCATCAAAGAAGAGGAGAAGATTCCAGCTGGCAACGTCAAAGCCAACCAAATCCTGTTTGAGACAACACCCCTGTATGCCATCAAGGATAGCTTTGGCAATTTCCATGAAGTCACTTCTGTAAGCAGAGAGCAGATCATCAGTGGTGACGTCAAGAACTACAAGTGGATGTTTGAAACCAGGCCCCTGGACCAGTTTGATGAAAGCATCAAGAAAGTGGACATAATCCGGGGGATCACAAAACAAGAGGTGGTGGCTGGCGATGTCAGGACAGCCAAGTGGCTGTTTGAAACTCAGCCCATGGATTTCATTCATCTCCAAGCCACAGAAGGGGAGAAGCACCCCTCAGTGAAGAGGGAGATCTCCCAGAAGGGGGATGTGAAGACCTGCCGGTGGCTGTTTGAGACCCAGCCCATGCACACCCTGTACGAGAAGGCTGagaggaagcaggaggaggatggcaGCGTGCCCCAAGCCGATGTGAAGTCCTACACGTGGATGTTTGAGACTCAGCCCCTGGACTCCCTGAAAGGCCAGGAGGAGCAGTATTTGCAAGTCAGCAAGGCCTACAGTCAGGAGGAATTTCAGGGAGTGGATGTCAAAACTGTCCGGCACCTGTTTGAGACTGAACCCTTGGGCAGCAGCGCTGTCAGTGAAgctgacaggaaaaaaaccatgcGGTACTCCAGCCGTGTGGAGTTCCAGTCTGGGGAAGTGTCCAGAGTGAAAGAGTTCTTTGAGGCCAAGCCCTTGGACACAGCCACCAAGCCAAAATCCCAGAAGGATGCTGGAACAATTGAGGCTGGGTCTGTGCACAAGTTCACATGGCTCTTTGAGAACTACCCCATGGACACCCTGAAGGACAACTCTGAGGGCATCCAGGAAATACCTCCTGAAAAGGATGCCAAGGGGGGAGATGTTGGAGGAAAAAGGTTTGTATTTGAGACCTATTCCCTTGACCAAATCCATGACAAAGTGGATGAGACAGAACTCCAGAAGATCCAGAAAGACACCATGAGCAAAGCTAACGTCAAGTCCTGCACAATGCTCTTTGAAAGCCAACCTTTATACGCTATCCAGGACAAAGAGGGAGGATACCATGAGGTCACTTCAGTgcagaaagaagaaatcatGAAAGGCGACATGAAAGGTGCCCGGTGGTTGTTTGAAACTAAGCCGCTGGATCAGAtcaagaaggaagaagaggtgtTTGTGATTAGGGCTGTCACCCAAGAGGACATCAAGAAGGGAGATGTCCAGACTGCACGGTGGAGGTTTGAGACAGAGCCTCTTGACTCCTTCTCAGGGGGAAAGCTGTCTGTGCCCAGAACAGTGGATGATGTGCAGAAGGGAGACGTTCAGTCCAACAAGCAGCTCTTTGAGTCCCAGCAAGTGGGCCAGAAGAAGTACGTGAGGATGGTGAGCGTCAGTGACGTGCAGCGGGGTGACGTGAGGACATCCACCTGGCTCTTTGAGAACCACCCTGTGGACTCTCTGTACGGGGACGCAGAGAGGAGCTCATCCATGAGCACAGTGCAGAGAGAGGACAGCCAGAAAGGGGATGTAAAACGCTGCACCTGGCTGTTTGAAACCCAGCCCATGGACACCCTTAAGGACACAGAGGTGACGGCCAGCGCTGGAACCCAAGAAGAGATCCCTCGTGCAGATGTGAAAAGCACGACGTGGCTCTTTGAGAGCACGCCCCTAGATAAATTTGGTGCTTCTGAAGGTGGCATAGAAGTAGAACTGAAAGAAAGAACCATGAAGGAGACTTTAGAGACTCTCTGCACTTGCCAGGCTATCCAGCATGATGGAATCCTCATTGAAGCTAATGATATGGAGAGTGTGAAGATGGTGAAGTAtcagctcagcagcccaggagctccagagaTCCTGAAAGAGGAGATTGTGGGAGGCCACTTGCAAAGGATtatgctgcagctcctgcacaggacCAATGTGGAAGCACAGAGCATGCTGGTGGAGGAGGACAGAGAGGGCAAGATCAAAGTAAGCCCATTGCAGCTGCTGGACCAGAGCGAAGCTGTTAAAGGCAAAGAGGACTTGAGTGGAGATGTAGCCAAGGCCTTGCAGGGTCTCCTCAGCCAAGATGCTTCCATCAAAAAGGGGATGGTCCTACAAGAGACGAAGTCGGGATCACTGAAGATGACTCTCTACTCCCTCCTGTTCCATTCTGTCCAGCAGAAAGTCGTCAAGGGGGATGTGAAATCAACAATTGGGAACTTGTTGGCTTCTTCTcaggagcagaaagcagcagccaccaTCAAGCGTGAGGACAACGAGAAGGGAAATGTCCAACTTTTTGCGAGCTGCATTGAGAAGGGAGACCTCAGCTACCTGAAGAATCTCCAGCAGGAGTCAGAGATACAATCCCTCATCTCTTCCcaagcagaggaggagggggcAGATGAGAGTGGCCCACGGGTTGTGCAGGGGGCTAACATACATGTCTTGACAAATAAAGAACAAATGGAGAAAGTAATTGCAGGAGGTGAGCCAGGGGCTGTGGAGGGAGCAAAAAAGGGATTTGTATGTGAAGGCATGGGCAGAGAGGGTGTGTTAGAGAGAGAGGCTGTGAATGCAGCAGGTGTGGCAGGCACCACTGTGCAATGTCTTGGGAAGCCCCTGCCCACAGCGATGGGAAAGGAAGAAGTTCTGTCCGGAGGGCTTAAGGTGACTACAAAGTCAATCCAAAGGGTTGCAGATGCCAGCaagaaggcagagaaagaagaagCCACCACTGCCCATTTGAAGGAACCAAAATCTATGATACAAGGCACATTTCCAACACAAGTGACAGCTCAGAGGGCAGAAGTGGATGGCAAACAGCAGAGTGTGGTGGCTGGCGAAGCCAGCCAGACTCAGAcagaagaaaaggctctgggGACTGATCTCCAGGCTGCAATGCAAAGCCTGAGGCTGGCaacagcagaagcaaaaaaCATTCAGCACCACGTCCAGAGCAAGTTCCAGAGGAACAGGGAGGAGGTCCACacagcctgcaggcagcagacagTCAGCTCACAGGGGACCATGACCCTGCAATCAACCGTACACCAGCAGGACTCCTCATCCACcaagcaggagagcagcagcactgccaccagGACCACCACCACCAGAGTCCAGGAGGCATCCAAGACCCACACAAGCGTGTCCCAGAAGAGCATAGCATCACACAAAAAGGTCAGTGCTTCTGAGGAAGTACAGGGACGACAACTATTGAGCCAGGAAATCCAAGTTGTGCCCAGTAGAGATTTTAGCATTAAGGATGGCCTTTATACTGCCACACCCGTGAAAACCTATGTAAACCCTTGTGTTGAGTCTGATTCCAAAGAGCAATCAGAGCAAGAAGAAAGAGATGTTGGTGTCAGAGGGGATGTGCAGACAGCTATCAGAGCACTGCAAAGTGCCGCCACAGAACAGCGCCTGGTAGAAAAGGAGGACATTGTCCGAGGTAATTTAAAAGCCACACTTCAGTCGCTGGAAAAGTCTAATGTTAATGTCTCCAGAGGGGATTTTAAAGCTGCTATGATATACAGAAATGCAGGGCAGTCCTATTCTgtgtgtaaaaagaaaaatgagactCAACTCGCTAGTAAGGAGACTGCTGTAGTGGCTTCAGGGTCACAGGCTGATAATgactttcctcctcctccctcagttGCTGTGATgaaagcagagccctgcccaccctcaacTAAAGCAGCAAGAGAAGGTGCCCTTCCATTACCAACCAGCAAAGATGAAGCCCCAGGATGTTCTGGACTACTCCAGAcccctcttccttctctcccttctctgtccTATAAATCCAGTGACCAGAGTCCTGCAGAGAAGCCCAGGACTCCTCCAAAACCAGAAACTACTGTCTCACCCAAGAAAAAACCTGTTCCCCCTCCAAAACCTGAGCACCTCTTACATGAGGCCCATTCTGCCTCTGTAAATTTCAGTGCAAGCAGATCAACAAAACCCATCCCTCCACCCCTGCCTCCAAAACCTTCAGGCTTGAGGGATATCAACAAGCCAAGGCCTTctcccacagagctgggattaAGCTGCATGGAAGTTCATGAACAATCAGGCTATGAGGAGGTTCAAACAAAATGGTGCAATTCAGAGACATCTGTGAAGAAGTCTGTCACAGTTCAGGGGATAAACCCTGAGAGAAAGCTGCCAAAATACACTGCCAAAACTCCTCTCCAAATAGCAGAAGAAAGGTACAAGGCCAGCAAAGCAGGACAAGGAAAAGTAGAACCAGACAGTGCTAAGGCCTCAAAGCCAATGAAAAATGGAGTGGTTGGTTTTGAAGTCAAGCAGGGAGTGATGAGTGataaagcagctgctgcaaggAGATGCCCAGGTGAGGTGGCTCAAAGGCAGACAGAGCTATGCCAAGAGGAGAAGGGGTGCTCCTCACCATCacctccagcctgccctggcagagcacaggcacgGGATGTGCCAGGACAAACTGAGCCAAGCATCTCCCCTGTGGGTCACAATAGCCCTCCAAAAAGAGGAGATGGCACTGCACAAAATGCCTCATCCAAGGTGGAAAGGGAAAGTGTGTCTAATTCTTATGGATCGTGGGATAGCCAGAGAGTTGTGCAGCAGGTGCATGAGAGGAGGCAAACGTCTCATTCAATGTCCTTCCATCAGCAGTCAATGAACTCCTCCTTTGAGGAGCACCAGCAGGCAAACAGCAGGCAACTGAAATGTCCTGAGAGGGAGGCAGAGACGCCTGCCCAGGAGAAGCCAGTGGTTgttatgagggaaaaaaaaatgagagaaacgGAAGATGAGCGTCGTAAGAGGTTGTCAGTACACAAGGAGGAGATCATGAAAGGCAATGTCAAGGAGGCTATGGAGATCTTTGAGAACCTCAGGAGACAGGAGCAGCTGCAAGAGATCTTGACCCGAGTGAGGGAGTTTGAGGAGGAGACAAGCAAAGTGGATGTGAAAGCTCTCAAGAGCTTCTTTGAGAAGGTCCCCGAGTGGGTTGTGCAGCAGAAGGCCAAGCACCAGGACAAGGCTGGGGCAAAGGGGGATGCTGACAGTGTCTCCTCAGTGGATCTGGTTTTTGAGGACCTGGAGCGAGCAAGTGCTGAGATTCTGCACCTGAAGGAGCAGACACTGGCCCGCATCCAGGACATCGAGGAGGCCATCAAGAAAGCTATTTATTCTGTTTCCAATCTCAAGTCTGAGTCAGACATTGCTGGGCTCTCAGGGCTGTTTAAGGAGTCTCTGGGGAGCGCCCAAAGCTCCGTGAGCAGCAGCAACATCCGTAAGATCAGCATTGTTTCAAGCAAAGCCAGGCAAGAGGAGGTCATGCTGGAGACAGGGGAAGCAGCATCTGTGGAAAGTGCAAAGGTGGCAGAAAAgacagaggcagccagggcagagctggaggttCCCCGCCTCGTTCAGTCCCGTGTCAGCTCTCCCTCCTCACCTTCCTACATCTCCATTGAGTCTGCTGCCAGGAAACCAGCAGAATCACCCAGGACAGCACATTCCCCCCGGGATGGCCCCTCACCAGACTGTGTTGACTCTCCAGGAAAGAGGGAGGCTTCTGCTCAGAACAGCTTTAGCTCCTATAACCACCCCTCAGCAGGGTCTCCTGGGCATGATACGAAACCCTCAGAGAAGAGATCAGACCCTGTCCAAACAAAAGCTGGGCTGAGTTCCATGAAACAGCACATGCTTGGCAATGCCAGCCATCCAACCAGTGACAAAGAGAAGGGTTCTGTGGACACCTCCAAGGACAGCTGCCACTGTGGGATGAAAGGCAGCTTTTCGGAATACCGCTCcctgaacacccccagcccaCAAAATCCACGGAGGCAGAAAAGCATTTTGGAGCTGCAGACAGGGCCTGACGGGTCCAAGCTCTATGGAGCCACCCGGACTGTCATGGAGCAGTATGAGGAGATGGACCAGTTTGGAAACAAAATCATCACTTCCTCCACCACGGTCACCAAGCAGTCCGAGACACAAACATCCTCCACACGCGATGTGGGCTCTCACCCCCAGTATGAGGTCTCTGCCTCACCTGTGTTTCGCAGATACTCGAAGAGCCCAGGTGAAGACTTCCACACCAATGGgagttttcaggagccaggagtGGTCTTTGTCACCTTTGGCAACTCCAAGCCAAAGAAATAG